From the genome of Hyperolius riggenbachi isolate aHypRig1 chromosome 9, aHypRig1.pri, whole genome shotgun sequence, one region includes:
- the GPX1 gene encoding glutathione peroxidase 1, whose amino-acid sequence MTSRVMMSASRTVYEFSGRLLSGEVLGLDRFRGKVLLIENVASLUGTTVRDYRQLNQLQSDYPGLQVLGFPCNQFGHQENGKNEEILNTLKFVRPGDGFEPKFPLFEKCDVNGEKEHPLFTFLKEAQPFPSDDTTSLMNDPKSIIWSPVRRNDIAWNFEKFLVGADGVPYKRYSRRYETINLRGDIEKLLKEAKTK is encoded by the exons ATGACTAGTCGGGTGATGATGTCGGCTTCACGCACAGTGTACGAGTTCTCGGGCCGCCTCCTGTCAGGCGAGGTGCTGGGGCTGGACCGGTTCCGGGGAAAGGTTCTGCTCATTGAGAACGTGGCCTCGCTCTGAGGTACGACCGTGAGGGATTACCGGCAACTGAACCAGCTGCAGAGCGACTACCCCGGGCTGCAAGTGCTCGGCTTCCCCTGCAACCAGTTCGGGCACCAG GAGAATGGCAAGAACGAGGAGATCCTGAACACTCTGAAGTTCGTGCGTCCTGGTGATGGTTTTGAGCCGAAGTTCCCTCTGTTTGAGAAGTGTGATGTTAATGGTGAGAAAGAGCACCCACTTTTCACCTTCCTGAAGGAGGCTCAGCCCTTTCCCAGCGATGACACAACTTCCTTGATGAATGACCCCAAGAGCATCATCTGGTCACCTGTGCGCAGGAATGACATCGCATGGAACTTTGAGAAGTTCCTGGTTGGTGCAGATGGCGTCCCCTACAAGAGGTACAGCAGGCGTTACGAGACCATAAACCTTCGTGGTGACATAGAGAAGCTGCTGAAGGAAGCAAAAACCAAATAG